In candidate division KSB1 bacterium, a single window of DNA contains:
- a CDS encoding DUF4062 domain-containing protein, whose translation MTLRVFISSVQTEFAEERKELREYLSCDPLLRRFFEPFIFEDVPAADRRADEIYLGKVQECDIYLGLFGCQYGREDATGKSATHQEFDEATRRHKERLIFIKGGDRTARELKMQALIRQVEAELVRKRFADLSELKAGVYAALIQCLGDRGLLHTKPFDDSVCPGATLEDLNHERMKWFLRQAGATRNFPLPETTSPAELLTHLGLLENGVPKNAAVLLFGKEPQRFHRTSEVKCAHFHGVQKTKPIPSYQIYKGTVFELVDQAVDFVLSKINLRIGTRAESTQVPTEYEIPQAVVREAIVNAVAHRDYRTNDSVEVILYADRLEISNPGRLPPTLTVADLRRPHRSLPANPLLADPLYHAGYIEKLGTGIPDMIQRCKVAGVSEPEFIVYNGFTTTIRRTVVAPQVTPQDTLQVTPQQAPQVAEEVKRLVLSLQGEMERVKIQEELNLSDRQNFRTLYLLPALEQDYVEMTIPDRPHSKSQKYRLTAKGRALKAQLEKP comes from the coding sequence ATGACCCTGCGCGTCTTCATCAGCAGCGTGCAGACCGAGTTTGCCGAGGAGCGCAAGGAACTGCGAGAGTACTTGTCCTGCGATCCGTTGCTGCGGCGGTTCTTTGAGCCGTTCATCTTCGAGGACGTGCCCGCGGCGGACAGAAGAGCCGATGAGATCTACCTTGGCAAAGTGCAGGAATGTGACATCTACCTTGGCCTATTCGGATGTCAGTATGGCCGCGAAGATGCAACCGGCAAATCGGCCACGCATCAGGAATTTGACGAGGCGACCCGCCGGCACAAGGAACGCCTGATTTTCATCAAGGGCGGCGACAGAACAGCCCGCGAGCTGAAAATGCAGGCGCTGATCCGTCAAGTGGAGGCGGAGTTGGTTCGCAAGCGCTTCGCTGACCTGAGCGAACTGAAGGCAGGAGTCTACGCGGCGCTGATTCAATGTCTCGGGGACCGAGGTCTGCTACATACGAAGCCGTTTGACGATTCGGTATGTCCGGGCGCGACGCTGGAAGATCTGAACCACGAGCGCATGAAGTGGTTTTTGAGACAGGCCGGTGCTACCCGCAACTTCCCGCTGCCCGAAACCACATCCCCTGCCGAACTTCTGACGCATCTGGGCCTTCTGGAAAACGGAGTTCCGAAGAACGCGGCGGTTCTGCTGTTCGGAAAGGAGCCGCAACGCTTTCACCGCACGTCGGAAGTCAAGTGCGCGCATTTCCACGGCGTGCAGAAGACCAAGCCAATCCCGTCCTATCAGATCTACAAGGGGACGGTCTTCGAGTTGGTGGATCAGGCCGTGGACTTTGTGCTCTCCAAGATTAACCTCAGAATTGGGACACGTGCGGAGTCAACCCAAGTGCCGACCGAGTACGAGATTCCACAGGCTGTGGTCAGGGAAGCCATTGTGAACGCCGTGGCGCACCGTGACTACCGGACCAACGACAGCGTGGAAGTGATTCTTTACGCCGACCGGCTGGAAATCTCGAATCCGGGGCGGTTGCCGCCGACGCTGACCGTCGCGGACCTGCGCCGTCCGCACCGGTCTCTTCCGGCCAATCCCTTGCTCGCCGACCCGCTTTATCATGCTGGCTACATCGAGAAGCTCGGAACGGGCATTCCGGATATGATTCAGCGCTGTAAGGTCGCCGGAGTGTCTGAACCGGAGTTCATCGTTTATAATGGATTTACAACGACTATCAGGCGGACGGTTGTCGCCCCGCAAGTTACCCCCCAAGATACCCTACAAGTTACCCCCCAACAAGCCCCACAAGTAGCGGAAGAAGTCAAGAGGCTGGTGCTTTCGCTACAGGGGGAAATGGAGCGGGTGAAGATACAAGAAGAACTAAACTTGAGTGACCGGCAAAACTTCCGTACGCTTTACCTGCTGCCAGCACTTGAACAAGACTACGTGGAAATGACCATTCCGGATAGACCCCACAGCAAGAGCCAGAAATACCGTTTGACCGCCAAGGGCAGAGCCTTGAAAGCGCAACTGGAGAAGCCATGA
- a CDS encoding ribbon-helix-helix domain-containing protein has translation MRKSKVEKQTGHTKLVSVTVRVDPTTVSRIKGAAYELRIPLSRLVEQALVFWLETSEGLRGKPFVKREKLASGRPLDMSKPERN, from the coding sequence GTGCGGAAGTCCAAGGTCGAAAAACAAACCGGACACACTAAACTTGTGAGCGTCACCGTCAGAGTTGATCCAACAACCGTCTCACGAATCAAGGGGGCGGCCTATGAGCTTCGGATTCCACTATCGCGGCTTGTCGAACAGGCGTTGGTGTTTTGGCTGGAAACTAGCGAGGGACTGCGAGGCAAGCCATTTGTGAAACGGGAGAAACTTGCGAGTGGCAGGCCGCTTGACATGTCAAAGCCTGAGAGGAATTAG
- a CDS encoding tyrosine-type recombinase/integrase translates to MAVSSVGAPNYTDLIATGNLVQAFLAGRKSTTLAAYRRDIEDFAAFTNMRSAEMAAQALIELPHGEANAIVLAYRANLIARSLQPATVNRRLAALRSLVKLARTLGRVNWTLEIEGVKGQAYRDTRGPGRVGVSNLFAAATGRGDPKGIRDVAIVRLLYDLGLRRGEVVSLNVEHLNLKEGTLAVLGKSRSARETLTLPESTQRALRNWIEVRSYLRQAGHLPLFVNMDRARKGGRLTGYSIARIVAALGAAVGLKVNPHGLRHAAITEALDLMHGDVRSVQRFSRHKDIRTLTVYDDNRRDMGGEVAKLVAASID, encoded by the coding sequence ATGGCAGTTTCGTCTGTCGGCGCTCCGAATTACACCGACCTGATTGCAACCGGAAATCTCGTCCAGGCTTTCTTGGCCGGGAGAAAATCGACGACGCTGGCCGCGTACCGCCGGGACATCGAGGATTTTGCTGCGTTCACGAACATGCGGTCTGCCGAGATGGCCGCGCAAGCTCTGATTGAGCTTCCGCACGGTGAGGCGAATGCAATTGTGCTTGCATATCGCGCGAATCTGATAGCACGCTCACTACAGCCAGCCACGGTTAATCGGAGACTTGCTGCACTTCGTTCCTTGGTCAAGCTGGCGCGCACTCTTGGACGCGTAAACTGGACGCTCGAAATCGAGGGTGTGAAAGGGCAGGCATACCGCGACACGCGAGGCCCGGGTCGTGTGGGCGTGAGCAACCTCTTCGCTGCGGCAACTGGCCGAGGAGATCCGAAGGGGATCAGAGATGTGGCCATCGTCCGGTTGCTCTATGATCTCGGCCTGAGACGCGGTGAGGTTGTCAGCCTAAACGTAGAGCATCTCAATTTGAAGGAAGGCACGCTTGCCGTACTTGGAAAGAGTCGCTCAGCACGCGAGACTCTGACGCTGCCAGAGTCAACTCAGCGCGCGCTTCGCAATTGGATTGAGGTTCGGTCATACCTGAGGCAAGCCGGACACCTCCCGCTGTTCGTGAACATGGACCGGGCCAGAAAGGGCGGGAGATTGACTGGTTACAGCATTGCGCGAATCGTGGCTGCGCTTGGGGCGGCGGTTGGGTTAAAGGTGAATCCGCACGGACTGCGCCATGCGGCGATCACCGAAGCTCTGGACCTAATGCACGGAGACGTGCGCAGTGTTCAACGATTCTCGCGACACAAGGATATTCGTACCCTCACCGTGTATGACGACAATCGGCGGGACATGGGCGGCGAGGTTGCCAAACTGGTTGCTGCGTCTATAGACTAA
- a CDS encoding restriction endonuclease subunit S: MEVKQGYKLTEVGVIPEDWDVKTAGEVALKIQDGTHFSPTVGGNDYLYVTSTHIKFGTLDVSSADRIDTAQHKAIYSRCDVRKGDILLTKDGANTGNAALNQLDEEISLLSSVAFLRFDKRGHEAAYYLQQILSQGGQRRIKELMVGNAITRLTLDKISKLRFSTPRLPEQRAIAEALSDADALLAKLDQLIAKKRDIKQGAMQQLLTGKQRLPGFGGKWEVKKLGEVADIGTGKRNNEDKVEDGTYPFFVRSQTVERINSYSVDGEAILVHGEGNIGSILHYVNGKFDYHQRVYKISDFSSDTFAKFLYFCMIETFNKHAMRNTVKATVDSLRLPTFLAFEFVAPSFDEQSAIASVLSDMDAEIATLEQQREKTRALKQGMMQELLTGRIRLV, encoded by the coding sequence GTGGAAGTGAAGCAGGGGTACAAGCTCACTGAAGTGGGCGTGATTCCGGAAGATTGGGACGTTAAGACTGCTGGTGAAGTTGCCCTTAAGATTCAAGACGGCACGCACTTCTCCCCCACCGTCGGTGGGAACGATTATCTTTATGTGACATCAACACATATCAAATTTGGAACGCTCGATGTTTCCAGCGCTGATCGAATCGACACGGCGCAACATAAGGCGATATACAGTCGTTGCGATGTCAGAAAAGGGGATATTCTCTTAACCAAAGACGGAGCGAATACTGGCAACGCTGCGCTGAATCAACTTGATGAAGAAATCAGCCTATTATCAAGCGTTGCTTTCTTACGCTTTGACAAACGCGGTCATGAGGCAGCATATTATTTACAGCAGATTCTCTCACAGGGTGGTCAGAGAAGAATTAAAGAGTTGATGGTTGGCAATGCCATCACAAGGTTGACTCTCGATAAAATCAGTAAGCTGCGATTCTCGACACCTCGACTTCCCGAGCAGCGCGCAATCGCCGAAGCATTGTCCGACGCGGATGCTCTGCTCGCCAAGTTAGATCAGCTCATTGCCAAGAAGCGCGACATCAAGCAAGGCGCGATGCAGCAGCTCCTTACTGGCAAGCAACGGCTCCCGGGGTTTGGTGGGAAGTGGGAGGTGAAGAAGTTGGGGGAGGTTGCGGATATCGGCACGGGAAAGCGAAACAACGAGGATAAGGTAGAGGATGGCACGTATCCATTCTTTGTTCGTTCCCAGACTGTAGAGAGGATCAACAGTTACTCAGTCGATGGTGAAGCGATCCTTGTGCACGGCGAAGGTAACATTGGGAGCATCCTGCACTACGTCAACGGCAAGTTTGACTATCACCAGCGGGTTTACAAAATCAGTGATTTTAGCAGCGATACGTTTGCAAAGTTCCTTTACTTCTGCATGATTGAAACCTTTAACAAACATGCCATGCGCAACACGGTCAAAGCTACGGTGGATTCCCTTCGACTTCCGACCTTTCTTGCTTTTGAATTCGTGGCTCCGTCGTTTGACGAGCAATCCGCGATCGCTTCCGTTCTTTCCGACATGGATGCCGAAATCGCCACGCTGGAGCAGCAGCGGGAGAAGACCCGCGCGCTGAAGCAAGGGATGATGCAGGAACTCTTGACGGGGAGGATTCGGCTGGTATGA
- a CDS encoding N-6 DNA methylase: protein MAIKKSELYSSLWKSCDELRGGMDASQYKDYVLVLLFVKYVSDKYAGQKDALIEVPKGGGFADMLKLKGDKEIGDKINKIIGELAKANDLRGVIDVADFNDDAKLGKGKDMVDRLSNLVAIFEGLNFGSNRADGDDLLGDAYEYLMRHFATESGKSKGQFYTPAEVSRIMAKVIGVGSAKNNMQTIYDPTCGSGSLLLKAHDEAKSETGFDLALNGQEKDNATAALARMNMFLHECPTAEIWNDNTLSSPHFTQKDGRLKIHDFVVANPPFSDKAWSNGLDAEHDQYKRFDYGIPPQKNGDYAFLSHLLASLKSTGKGAIILPHGVLFRGNAEADIRKKIIQRGYIKGIIGLPANLFYGTGIPACIIVLDKESSVGRKGIFMIDASKGFAKDGPKNRLRAQDIHKIVDTFTKQLELPKYSRMVPLAEISAAKNDYNLNIPRYIDSTEPEDLQDIEGHLQGGIPDRDIDDLANYWKVFPSLRSELFKPFGRPGHCQLKVAASEIKPTIFGHAEFTTFNKSISKLFAKWRDTNRPKLEAIKLDDRPKLLIGELAEDLLETFRKAKLLDPYDLYQHLMDYWDEAMQDDLYLIVQEGWKAVLDGKPNTDLIPQTLIVARYFATEAKAIEQLEQECDAITREMEELAEEHGGEEGLLFDAKNEKDRLTKASVKARLTEIEGKKEDKEERKLLTRYMALIEQEGAAKKAVKDAQKELDTKVTARYGKLTKAEIKELVVGDKWLARLAADVQSELDRVSQALTGRIKQLAERYATPLPDLSKEVNDLTARVNKHLKQMGFSWK from the coding sequence ATGGCCATTAAGAAATCTGAACTCTACAGCTCGCTCTGGAAGAGTTGCGACGAACTGCGCGGGGGCATGGACGCTTCGCAGTACAAGGACTACGTGCTGGTGCTGTTGTTCGTCAAGTATGTTTCGGATAAGTACGCCGGGCAGAAAGACGCCTTGATCGAGGTGCCAAAAGGCGGCGGCTTCGCCGACATGCTAAAGCTGAAAGGCGACAAGGAGATCGGCGACAAGATCAATAAGATCATCGGCGAGCTTGCGAAAGCCAACGATCTTCGAGGAGTGATTGATGTTGCCGATTTTAATGACGATGCGAAGCTCGGTAAGGGCAAAGATATGGTGGATCGGCTCTCGAATCTTGTCGCTATTTTCGAGGGATTGAATTTCGGCAGCAATCGCGCGGACGGTGACGATCTGTTAGGCGATGCTTATGAGTATCTGATGCGCCACTTTGCCACGGAGTCAGGCAAGAGCAAAGGACAATTCTACACTCCGGCGGAAGTCTCGCGGATCATGGCGAAAGTGATTGGCGTCGGTTCAGCCAAGAATAATATGCAGACGATTTACGATCCGACATGTGGCTCGGGTTCATTGCTGCTGAAAGCACATGATGAAGCCAAGAGCGAGACTGGGTTTGACCTCGCGCTCAACGGACAGGAGAAGGACAACGCCACGGCTGCCTTGGCGCGCATGAACATGTTTCTGCACGAATGCCCGACGGCGGAAATCTGGAATGACAATACGTTATCTTCGCCACACTTCACGCAGAAGGATGGCCGCTTGAAGATTCACGATTTTGTCGTTGCCAATCCGCCGTTTTCGGATAAGGCTTGGAGCAACGGCCTCGACGCGGAACATGACCAGTATAAGCGGTTCGACTACGGAATCCCGCCGCAGAAGAACGGCGACTATGCCTTTCTGTCGCACCTGCTTGCGTCGCTGAAGAGTACCGGCAAAGGCGCAATCATTCTGCCGCATGGCGTGTTGTTTCGCGGAAATGCCGAGGCGGATATTCGCAAGAAAATTATTCAGCGCGGGTATATTAAGGGCATTATCGGCTTGCCTGCGAATTTGTTTTACGGCACGGGTATTCCCGCGTGTATTATTGTGCTGGACAAGGAGAGTTCGGTCGGTCGCAAGGGGATCTTCATGATTGACGCGAGTAAGGGCTTCGCGAAGGATGGCCCTAAGAACCGCTTGCGCGCGCAAGACATTCACAAGATCGTGGACACGTTTACGAAGCAGCTTGAGCTTCCCAAGTATTCGCGGATGGTGCCGCTGGCGGAAATCAGCGCTGCCAAGAACGATTACAATCTCAACATTCCGCGCTATATCGACAGCACGGAGCCGGAGGATTTGCAGGACATTGAAGGGCATTTGCAGGGTGGAATTCCTGACCGCGATATTGATGATCTCGCGAACTACTGGAAGGTCTTTCCCAGTCTGAGGTCGGAATTATTCAAGCCGTTCGGCAGGCCGGGCCATTGTCAGCTCAAAGTTGCGGCGAGCGAGATTAAGCCGACGATTTTCGGTCATGCGGAATTCACGACGTTTAATAAGTCGATCAGCAAGCTGTTCGCAAAATGGCGGGACACGAATCGGCCAAAGCTCGAAGCGATCAAGCTCGACGACCGCCCCAAGCTATTGATTGGCGAGCTGGCCGAGGATTTGTTGGAGACATTTCGGAAGGCGAAATTGCTTGATCCCTACGACCTCTATCAGCATTTGATGGACTACTGGGACGAGGCGATGCAGGACGATCTGTATCTGATCGTGCAGGAAGGCTGGAAGGCGGTCTTAGATGGCAAGCCGAATACCGATCTGATTCCGCAAACCCTCATCGTCGCGCGCTACTTTGCGACGGAAGCCAAAGCGATTGAGCAGCTCGAACAGGAGTGCGACGCGATTACGCGGGAAATGGAAGAGCTTGCGGAGGAGCACGGCGGCGAGGAGGGATTGCTGTTTGACGCGAAGAACGAGAAGGACAGGCTGACCAAGGCGAGCGTGAAGGCGCGGCTGACGGAGATTGAAGGGAAGAAGGAGGACAAAGAGGAGCGGAAGCTCTTGACTCGCTACATGGCGCTGATCGAGCAGGAAGGGGCTGCCAAGAAGGCCGTGAAGGACGCGCAGAAAGAGCTGGACACGAAAGTCACGGCCAGGTACGGAAAGCTGACCAAAGCGGAAATCAAAGAGCTGGTGGTGGGTGACAAGTGGCTGGCGCGACTCGCGGCGGATGTGCAGAGCGAACTGGATCGCGTCTCGCAGGCGCTCACCGGACGGATCAAGCAATTGGCCGAACGCTACGCCACGCCGCTGCCCGACCTTTCCAAAGAAGTAAACGACCTCACCGCCCGCGTGAACAAGCATCTCAAGCAGATGGGGTTCTCGTGGAAGTGA
- a CDS encoding M48 family metallopeptidase, which produces MSIDIVRKNIKNLHLGVYPPNGRVRVAAPLLMSNEAVRLAIISRLGWIKRQRAKFEEQSRQSERQYVSGESHYFLGQRYRLRVHINEGPARVALKGKTSIDLYVKSESSAEFRSRVFQRWHRDHLKALIPQLLEKWQSRLNVKVADWGIKRMKTKWGSCNVEARRIWLNLELVKKSEQCIEYIVVHELVHLIERHHSDRFTKLMDKHLPNWRSRKQELNSAPLAHDAWEY; this is translated from the coding sequence ATGTCGATTGACATTGTGCGCAAGAACATCAAGAACTTGCATCTCGGCGTCTATCCACCGAACGGACGAGTGCGAGTTGCCGCACCGCTCTTGATGTCTAACGAGGCCGTGCGACTTGCGATAATCAGCAGACTCGGCTGGATCAAGCGGCAGCGGGCCAAGTTCGAGGAGCAGTCACGGCAATCTGAGCGGCAATACGTGTCTGGTGAAAGCCACTACTTCCTTGGGCAGCGGTATCGTCTTCGCGTCCATATTAATGAAGGCCCAGCCAGAGTAGCTTTGAAGGGCAAGACCTCGATTGACTTGTATGTCAAGTCCGAGTCCAGTGCCGAATTCCGCTCGCGAGTATTTCAGCGTTGGCACCGCGATCACTTAAAGGCGCTGATTCCACAACTGTTAGAGAAGTGGCAATCCCGCCTGAACGTGAAGGTAGCAGATTGGGGCATAAAGCGGATGAAAACGAAGTGGGGAAGTTGCAATGTCGAAGCTCGACGGATCTGGCTAAACCTCGAACTCGTGAAAAAATCAGAGCAGTGTATTGAGTACATCGTCGTTCATGAACTCGTGCATTTGATTGAACGACACCACAGTGACCGATTCACCAAGCTTATGGACAAGCACTTGCCGAATTGGCGCAGCCGGAAGCAAGAATTGAACTCCGCGCCGCTGGCCCATGATGCTTGGGAGTATTGA
- a CDS encoding HsdR family type I site-specific deoxyribonuclease, which produces MTDVGQKEKLTQDRVVKLFRDTLGYDYLGDWTDREGNSNIEPELLSSWLKRQGHDETLITRALREVGRAADDQTKSLYDRNKAVYGLLRYGVKVRPEVGEDTKIVWLINWKEPLKNDFAIAEEVTVSAADARANDKRPDIVLYVNGIALGVLELKRSIVSVAEGIRQNLDNQKPEFILPFFSTIQLIMAGNDTEGLRYGVIKTPEKYYLKWKEPSAIESLLDRPLTQLCSKERLLELIHDFIVFDAGTKKISYPNQYFGVKAAQTAVRKREGGIIWHTQGSGKSLTMVWLAKWIREFNSAARILIITDRIELDEQIEKIFLGIDEHIYRAESGTDLIEKLNSTKPWLICSLIHKFGRVEEGEEVGDIDAYIEEVKKALPHDFKAKGDLYVFVDECHRTQSGELHKAMKAILPDAMFIGFTGTPLLKADKQKSVEVFGPYIHTYKWDEAVKDGVVVDLRYEARDIEQNITSQEKIDHWFEAKTRGLTDLAKAQLKQRWGTLKKVLSSQSRLEKIVADIMLDMETRPRLMDGHGNAMLVSDSIYSACKIYELFSYTDLADKCAIVTSYRASASQIKGEESGEGMTEKLRKYDIYCKMLAQWFNEPVDSAIKRIEEFEKEVKEKFIKEPGQMKLLIVVDKLLTGFDAPSATYLYIDKQMQDHGLFQAICRVNRRDGEDKDYGFIIDYKDLFNSLETAVHDYTSGALDNYEKEDVAGLLKNRVAKAREDLEEKREAIKALCEPVEMPKDSDAYRHFFCTSESGDAAQLKENEPKRLALYKMTASLLRAFANIANDLEDAGYTPTEITALKEEVDHFDKLRDEVKLASGDYIDLKQYEPAMRHLIDSYIRAEDSRKISALDDMSLIELIVERGADAVRELPKELRENKEAVAETIENNVRRLIVDEKPFNPKYYERMSELLDALIAQRKAETVKYEEYLAKIVDLTRQAKNPDGGIAYPKTLDTYAKRALYDNLNRNEKLAIDVDRAVMTSRQDDWRSNPFKLKQVRLAIKSVLGEDEAVIDQVLELIKNQRDY; this is translated from the coding sequence ATGACCGACGTCGGCCAGAAAGAGAAGCTCACACAAGATCGCGTTGTCAAGCTGTTCCGCGACACGCTGGGGTACGATTATCTCGGCGACTGGACGGATCGCGAGGGCAATTCGAATATCGAGCCGGAGCTGCTTAGCTCTTGGTTGAAACGGCAAGGACACGACGAAACGCTGATCACGAGAGCACTGCGCGAAGTCGGAAGGGCTGCGGACGATCAGACGAAGAGTCTGTATGACCGGAACAAGGCCGTCTATGGGCTGCTACGTTACGGTGTCAAAGTCCGGCCAGAGGTTGGTGAGGACACTAAAATAGTCTGGCTGATCAATTGGAAGGAACCACTCAAGAATGACTTCGCGATTGCGGAGGAAGTCACCGTCTCCGCCGCAGATGCAAGAGCGAACGACAAGCGACCGGACATCGTGCTCTATGTCAACGGGATTGCGCTCGGTGTGTTGGAGCTCAAGCGCTCGATAGTCTCGGTGGCCGAGGGCATTCGCCAGAATCTTGACAATCAGAAGCCCGAGTTCATTCTGCCCTTCTTTTCCACGATCCAACTCATCATGGCGGGGAATGACACCGAAGGGTTGCGTTACGGCGTCATCAAGACTCCCGAAAAGTATTATCTGAAGTGGAAAGAGCCGAGCGCGATTGAAAGCCTGCTCGACCGGCCACTGACGCAACTTTGTAGTAAGGAGCGCCTGTTAGAGCTAATTCACGACTTCATCGTGTTCGACGCCGGGACAAAGAAGATCAGCTACCCGAACCAGTATTTCGGGGTCAAGGCGGCGCAAACAGCGGTACGCAAGCGCGAAGGCGGGATCATCTGGCACACGCAGGGGTCAGGCAAGAGCCTAACGATGGTCTGGCTTGCGAAGTGGATTCGCGAATTTAACTCAGCCGCTCGTATCCTGATTATCACCGACCGCATCGAACTCGACGAACAGATCGAGAAGATCTTTCTCGGGATTGACGAGCATATCTACCGCGCAGAAAGCGGGACTGATCTGATCGAAAAGCTTAACTCGACAAAGCCGTGGTTAATCTGTTCGCTGATTCACAAGTTCGGTCGCGTAGAGGAGGGCGAAGAAGTCGGCGACATTGATGCGTATATCGAAGAGGTGAAGAAGGCGCTGCCACACGATTTCAAAGCCAAAGGCGACCTCTACGTGTTTGTAGATGAATGCCACCGCACGCAGTCCGGTGAATTGCACAAAGCCATGAAGGCGATTCTGCCGGACGCCATGTTCATCGGCTTCACGGGGACTCCGCTACTCAAAGCCGACAAGCAAAAGAGCGTCGAAGTCTTCGGTCCGTACATTCACACCTATAAGTGGGACGAGGCGGTGAAAGACGGCGTCGTCGTGGATTTGCGGTATGAAGCGCGTGATATTGAACAGAACATCACGTCTCAAGAAAAGATCGACCACTGGTTCGAGGCGAAGACTCGCGGCCTCACTGATTTGGCTAAGGCACAACTCAAGCAGAGATGGGGAACACTCAAGAAAGTGCTTTCCAGTCAGTCACGCTTGGAGAAAATCGTTGCTGACATCATGCTCGACATGGAAACAAGACCGCGATTGATGGACGGGCACGGTAACGCGATGCTGGTTTCTGACAGCATTTATTCAGCATGTAAAATCTATGAGCTGTTCTCCTACACGGATTTAGCGGATAAGTGTGCGATTGTAACATCGTATCGGGCTTCTGCTTCGCAGATTAAAGGCGAAGAGAGTGGCGAAGGAATGACGGAGAAGCTGCGGAAGTACGATATCTATTGCAAGATGCTGGCGCAGTGGTTCAATGAACCGGTCGATAGCGCCATCAAAAGGATCGAGGAGTTTGAAAAGGAAGTCAAAGAGAAGTTCATCAAAGAGCCGGGCCAGATGAAACTCCTCATCGTGGTGGACAAGCTGCTGACCGGATTCGACGCGCCATCGGCTACCTACCTCTATATTGACAAGCAGATGCAAGATCATGGCCTGTTTCAAGCCATCTGCCGAGTCAATCGACGTGATGGCGAAGATAAGGACTATGGATTCATCATCGACTACAAGGACTTGTTCAACAGCCTTGAAACAGCCGTACATGACTATACATCTGGCGCACTTGATAACTACGAGAAGGAAGACGTCGCCGGACTCTTGAAAAACCGAGTTGCCAAAGCAAGAGAAGACTTGGAGGAGAAGCGCGAGGCGATCAAGGCGCTGTGTGAGCCGGTAGAGATGCCCAAGGATTCCGACGCTTACCGGCACTTCTTCTGTACATCTGAATCGGGCGATGCCGCGCAATTGAAAGAAAATGAACCGAAGCGGCTCGCACTCTACAAGATGACTGCATCACTATTGCGGGCATTTGCCAACATCGCCAATGATCTGGAAGATGCTGGCTACACACCAACCGAGATCACGGCACTGAAGGAAGAAGTCGATCACTTTGACAAATTACGGGACGAAGTGAAGCTTGCCAGCGGTGACTATATTGATTTAAAGCAGTATGAACCCGCGATGCGCCATCTCATTGACTCTTACATTCGCGCTGAAGACAGTCGAAAGATTTCCGCACTCGACGACATGTCGCTGATCGAGCTGATCGTCGAGCGTGGTGCAGATGCTGTGCGGGAACTTCCCAAAGAACTGCGGGAAAACAAAGAGGCAGTTGCCGAGACTATCGAGAACAATGTTCGCAGATTGATTGTCGACGAGAAGCCGTTCAATCCGAAATATTATGAGCGCATGTCGGAGCTATTAGACGCCCTCATTGCCCAGCGTAAGGCCGAGACGGTGAAATATGAGGAGTACTTGGCCAAGATCGTGGACTTGACCAGACAGGCTAAGAATCCGGACGGTGGAATTGCCTATCCGAAAACATTAGACACTTACGCCAAACGCGCGCTTTATGATAATTTGAATAGGAATGAAAAGCTGGCCATTGACGTTGACCGTGCTGTGATGACAAGTCGACAGGATGATTGGCGATCCAACCCGTTCAAGCTTAAGCAAGTGCGGCTTGCCATCAAATCAGTACTCGGCGAGGACGAGGCTGTAATTGATCAAGTTCTCGAATTGATAAAGAACCAACGTGATTACTGA